One genomic window of Fusarium keratoplasticum isolate Fu6.1 chromosome 3, whole genome shotgun sequence includes the following:
- a CDS encoding DSBA domain-containing protein has translation MLVDIVIHGDLLCPWCFLQKKSLEAAMERYQALHPEIEFDVSWKPFLLYPTLRRGDKRALYEKIMSPEKLRVFTSRLQKAGARHGVSFSVTGVTGPSQPGHRLLALALSTRGAAAQAALLDALFRGHFEAGADIADEEWLVRVARSTAGLDDVAVRAVLRSEEAGRMLEDEVRSAAVGGVEAVPCVTVQGRFRVGGYQESDVFEGLFDKIRREGR, from the exons ATGCTGGTGGATATTGTCATCCACGGGGACCTCCTCTGCCCATGGTGCTTCCTCCAGAAGAAGAGTCTGGAGGCGGCAATGGAACGATATCAAGCCCTCCACCCCGAGATCGAGTTTGACGTCTCTTGGAAGCCCTTTCTGCTATATCCCACATTACGAAGAG GTGACAAACGCGCTCTCTACGAAAAGATAATGTCCCCCGAGAAGCTCCGCGTCTTCACTTCCCGTCTGCAAAAGGCCGGCGCCCGCCACGgcgtctccttctccgtcacGGGCGTCACAGGCCCGTCCCAGCCCGGTCACCGGCTCCTGGCCCTAGCCCTCTCGACCCGGGGCGCCGCCGCCCAGGCGGCCCTCCTCGATGCCCTCTTCCGGGGTCACTTTGAGGCCGGCGCCGACATTGCCGACGAGGAGTGGCTTGTCAGGGTGGCAAGAAGCACAGCcggtcttgatgatgttgctGTGAGGGCTGTGCTGAGGAGCGAAGAAGCTGGGAGGAtgcttgaggatgaggttaGGAGTGCGGCTGTTGGGGGTGTCGAGGCTGTGCCGTGCGTTACGGTGCAAGGGAGGTTCAGAGTAGGAGGGT